In Phenylobacterium koreense, one DNA window encodes the following:
- the pstC gene encoding phosphate ABC transporter permease subunit PstC: MLTWIALTALLLFSIATYMAARRRVVAASGGKTAALHSLPGYYGTYAALWVGAPAALLVLVLAMFGPRLEAGVLRVDPPAAVQNLTGPQQDVFYNDARAIAHGGRPSETIYDGPLKTALDEKAAQSQRISGLIEYGAIGLAVILAGAGAVIAFPRISPQFRARNKVEGWIAGLFIACSVTAVLTTIGIVGSLVWESWRFFQAVPIHEFLFGTEWNPQIAMRADQFAGAGAFGAVPLFVGTFLIMLIAMIVAAPIGLFSAIYLSEYASSLSRSVVKPLLEILAGVPTVVYGFFAALTVGPLFRAFFNWIGAQIAGGPFDGLGQYLMQVQNQMALVAGAVMGIMLIPFVSSLSDDIINAVPQSLRDGSLAMGATRSETIKKVVLPAALPGIMAAMLLAISRAVGETMIVTMAAGLQAKTTLNPLDTVTTVTVQIVTLLTGDQEFDSPKTLSAFGLGLTLFVVTLILNIVALRIVQKYREQYD; encoded by the coding sequence ATGCTCACCTGGATCGCCCTGACGGCGCTGTTGCTGTTCTCGATCGCCACCTACATGGCCGCCCGTCGCCGGGTGGTGGCGGCGAGCGGCGGCAAGACGGCCGCGCTTCATTCGCTGCCTGGCTACTACGGAACCTATGCGGCGCTTTGGGTCGGCGCGCCCGCGGCCCTGCTGGTGCTGGTGCTGGCCATGTTCGGCCCGCGCCTGGAGGCCGGCGTCCTTCGCGTCGATCCGCCGGCGGCGGTGCAGAATCTGACCGGGCCGCAGCAGGACGTCTTCTACAACGACGCCCGGGCCATCGCGCATGGCGGCCGACCCAGCGAGACGATCTATGACGGCCCGCTGAAGACCGCGCTGGACGAGAAGGCGGCCCAGTCGCAGCGGATCAGCGGCCTGATCGAGTACGGCGCCATCGGACTGGCGGTCATCCTCGCCGGCGCCGGGGCGGTCATCGCATTTCCGCGGATCTCGCCCCAATTCCGGGCGCGCAACAAGGTCGAAGGCTGGATCGCCGGCCTCTTCATCGCCTGCTCGGTCACCGCCGTCCTGACCACGATCGGGATCGTCGGCTCGCTCGTCTGGGAAAGCTGGCGCTTCTTCCAGGCCGTGCCGATCCACGAGTTCCTGTTCGGGACCGAATGGAACCCGCAGATCGCGATGCGGGCCGACCAGTTCGCCGGGGCCGGAGCCTTCGGCGCGGTGCCGCTGTTCGTCGGCACCTTCCTGATCATGCTGATCGCGATGATCGTGGCCGCTCCTATCGGCTTGTTTTCGGCCATCTACCTCTCGGAATACGCCAGTTCGCTGAGCCGGTCGGTGGTCAAGCCGCTGCTGGAGATTCTCGCGGGCGTGCCGACGGTGGTCTACGGCTTCTTCGCGGCGCTGACCGTCGGCCCGCTCTTCCGCGCCTTCTTCAACTGGATCGGCGCCCAGATCGCCGGAGGTCCGTTCGATGGCCTCGGCCAGTACCTCATGCAGGTGCAGAACCAGATGGCGCTGGTGGCCGGGGCGGTCATGGGGATCATGCTGATCCCGTTCGTCTCCTCGCTTTCGGACGACATCATCAACGCCGTGCCGCAGTCGCTGCGTGACGGCAGCCTGGCCATGGGGGCCACCCGGTCGGAGACGATCAAGAAGGTCGTGCTGCCGGCGGCCCTGCCGGGGATCATGGCGGCCATGCTGCTTGCCATCTCCCGCGCCGTCGGCGAGACCATGATCGTCACCATGGCGGCCGGCCTTCAGGCCAAGACCACCCTCAACCCGCTGGACACCGTCACCACCGTAACCGTCCAGATCGTCACCCTGCTCACCGGCGACCAGGAGTTCGACAGCCCCAAGACCCTGTCGGCTTTCGGCCTGGGCCTCACCCTCTTCGTGGTGACCCTGATCCTGAACATCGTCGCCCTGCGCATCGTGCAGAAGTACCGGGAACAGTATGACTGA
- a CDS encoding ATP-binding protein, whose amino-acid sequence MALTPSSSPYAPPAWLGPVGPVLAAGGSGVFAILGFGMLVGADPKAVAWMVLLVGGVTGLAAWHVVERLAAIEPPVGSFERAAHEDAPPYASLIDALPDPVLVIAAHEPDDLTGRRFVLANSAARKLLRVQYDAGLLVTVIRDPDVLEAVDTALFGDAEAEAVYEMGGSQDRVMRATAKPLGPAPDGAHLALLVLRDETDIRRAERTRADFLANASHELRTPLASLSGFIETLRGHARDDAGAREKFLSIMQAQADRMSRLIDDLLSLSRIELNEHIAPHGEVDLAMAIGDVIDSLGPLARDRGVRLETQDMPGRGEALVAGDRDQIVQVIQNLIDNAIKYTPSGEAVRISMRNKASAAAAAAPGDSRAARFSLLTPDRASDLYAAVRVRDAGVGLAREHLPRLTERFYRVEGQKSGERSGTGLGLAIVKHIVNRHRGGLAVESIQGEGATFTAYFPLARHEVVGEA is encoded by the coding sequence TTGGCGCTAACGCCGTCGTCCTCGCCGTACGCTCCGCCCGCCTGGCTTGGCCCGGTCGGACCCGTGCTGGCGGCCGGTGGCTCGGGCGTCTTCGCGATCCTCGGGTTCGGCATGCTGGTTGGAGCCGACCCGAAGGCGGTCGCCTGGATGGTTCTGCTGGTCGGTGGCGTGACCGGGCTGGCGGCCTGGCATGTCGTTGAGCGCCTCGCCGCGATCGAGCCTCCCGTCGGAAGCTTCGAGCGCGCCGCGCATGAAGATGCGCCGCCCTATGCGAGCCTGATCGACGCCCTGCCCGATCCGGTGCTGGTGATCGCCGCCCATGAACCCGACGATCTGACCGGCCGAAGGTTCGTCCTCGCCAATTCAGCGGCGCGGAAGCTGTTGCGGGTCCAGTACGACGCGGGCCTGCTGGTCACGGTGATCCGCGACCCGGACGTGCTTGAGGCGGTGGACACGGCGCTGTTCGGCGACGCGGAGGCCGAGGCGGTCTACGAGATGGGCGGCTCCCAGGACCGGGTTATGCGGGCGACCGCCAAGCCCCTGGGACCGGCTCCGGATGGGGCTCACCTGGCCTTGCTGGTGCTGCGCGACGAGACCGACATCCGCCGCGCCGAACGCACGCGCGCCGACTTTCTGGCCAACGCCAGCCACGAACTGCGCACCCCGCTGGCCTCCCTGTCGGGCTTCATCGAAACCCTGCGCGGGCATGCGCGCGACGACGCCGGCGCGCGCGAGAAGTTCCTCAGCATCATGCAGGCCCAGGCCGATCGCATGTCCCGGCTGATCGACGACCTGCTGTCGCTGAGCAGGATCGAGCTCAACGAGCACATCGCCCCTCACGGCGAGGTCGACCTGGCCATGGCCATCGGCGACGTCATCGATTCTCTTGGGCCTCTGGCGCGCGACCGGGGGGTGCGGCTGGAGACCCAGGACATGCCCGGCCGGGGCGAGGCGCTGGTGGCCGGGGATCGCGACCAGATCGTCCAGGTCATCCAGAATCTGATCGACAACGCCATCAAGTACACGCCAAGCGGCGAGGCGGTCCGGATATCGATGCGCAACAAGGCATCGGCGGCGGCCGCGGCGGCTCCGGGCGATTCTCGGGCCGCGCGCTTCTCGCTGCTGACCCCCGACCGGGCCTCGGATCTCTATGCGGCCGTGCGGGTCCGCGATGCGGGCGTGGGCCTGGCGCGAGAGCATCTTCCGCGTCTGACCGAGCGGTTCTACCGCGTCGAGGGGCAGAAGAGCGGCGAGCGCTCGGGCACCGGCCTTGGGCTGGCCATTGTCAAGCACATCGTCAATCGCCACAGGGGCGGCCTTGCCGTCGAGAGCATCCAGGGGGAAGGCGCGACCTTCACGGCCTATTTCCCCCTCGCCCGGCACGAGGTCGTCGGCGAAGCCTAG
- the phoU gene encoding phosphate signaling complex protein PhoU has product MNEHIVKSYEDELNALTADCARMGGLTEAQVADALEAVVRRDQGLAEAVVERDDRLDLLEADIERKAIRLIALRQPMANDLRKTVAAMKIASNLERCGDLAKNIAKRTMILNEVEPISPLTRSIERMGRLVMGRLKDVLDAYTGSDLDRALAVWSRDDEVDEHYNSLFRELLTYMMGDPRTITACAHLLFVAKNLERIGDHATNIAEIIHYEITGEEKIAAERPKTDALRP; this is encoded by the coding sequence ATGAACGAGCACATCGTCAAATCCTACGAAGACGAACTGAATGCGCTGACCGCCGATTGCGCGCGCATGGGCGGGCTGACCGAGGCGCAGGTCGCCGACGCCCTGGAAGCGGTCGTGCGGCGCGACCAGGGGCTGGCCGAGGCCGTCGTCGAGCGCGACGATCGTCTGGACCTGTTGGAGGCCGACATCGAGCGCAAGGCGATCCGGCTGATCGCGCTGCGCCAGCCCATGGCCAACGATCTGCGCAAGACCGTGGCGGCGATGAAGATCGCCTCCAACCTCGAGCGCTGCGGCGACCTGGCCAAGAACATCGCCAAGCGCACGATGATCCTCAACGAGGTCGAGCCGATCAGCCCGCTGACCCGCTCGATCGAGCGGATGGGCCGTCTGGTCATGGGGCGGCTGAAGGACGTGCTGGACGCCTATACCGGATCGGACCTCGACCGGGCGCTGGCGGTCTGGTCGCGCGACGACGAGGTGGACGAGCACTACAACAGCCTCTTCCGCGAACTGCTGACCTACATGATGGGCGATCCGCGCACGATCACCGCCTGCGCGCACCTGCTGTTCGTCGCCAAGAACCTCGAGCGCATCGGCGACCACGCCACCAACATCGCCGAGATCATCCACTACGAGATCACCGGCGAGGAAAAGATCGCCGCCGAGCGCCCCAAGACCGACGCGCTGCGACCGTAA
- the phoB gene encoding phosphate regulon transcriptional regulator PhoB, with protein sequence MTPHILVVEDEDALSTLLQYNLDKEGYDVVVAGDGEEALTLVSERLPDIIILDWMLPKISGIEVCRRLRQRSESRNVPIIMLTARGEESDRIRGLDTGADDYIVKPFAMSELSARIRAVLRRIRPGLAEDRVHIGDLTIDRVAHRVKRGGKEIHLGPTEFRLLDYLMQHPGRVFSREQLLDAVWGSDVYVEARTVDVHVGRLRKALNKDDTTVDPIRTVRSAGYSLDMDA encoded by the coding sequence TTGACGCCGCACATCCTGGTCGTTGAAGACGAAGACGCCCTCTCGACCCTGCTGCAGTACAACCTCGACAAGGAGGGCTACGACGTGGTCGTGGCCGGTGACGGGGAAGAGGCGCTGACCCTGGTCTCCGAGCGCCTGCCGGACATCATCATCCTCGACTGGATGCTTCCGAAGATCTCCGGGATCGAGGTTTGCCGCCGTCTGCGCCAGCGCTCGGAAAGCCGCAACGTCCCGATCATCATGCTGACCGCCCGCGGCGAAGAGAGCGACCGCATCCGGGGCCTGGACACCGGCGCCGACGACTACATCGTCAAGCCGTTCGCCATGAGCGAGCTGTCGGCGCGTATCCGCGCGGTGCTGCGGCGGATCCGGCCGGGCCTGGCCGAGGATCGCGTCCACATCGGCGATCTGACCATCGACCGCGTCGCTCACCGGGTGAAGCGCGGCGGCAAGGAAATCCATCTCGGCCCGACCGAATTCCGCCTGCTGGACTACCTGATGCAGCACCCCGGCCGGGTGTTCTCGCGCGAGCAACTGCTGGACGCGGTCTGGGGCTCGGATGTCTATGTCGAGGCGCGCACCGTGGACGTCCACGTCGGCCGCCTGCGCAAGGCGCTGAACAAGGACGACACCACGGTCGACCCGATCCGCACCGTGCGATCCGCCGGCTACTCCCTGGACATGGACGCCTGA
- a CDS encoding SemiSWEET family sugar transporter: MPARFAGMSPSLPDLIGTAAALCSMASFTPQIAKIWRDKDASSISLRMYVVTVTGFALWTAYGFLTRSWPVAAANTVCLILSGVILSLKWRFRGR; encoded by the coding sequence ATGCCGGCTCGTTTCGCCGGCATGAGCCCTTCCCTCCCCGACCTGATCGGAACCGCCGCGGCCCTGTGCTCGATGGCGAGCTTCACCCCGCAGATCGCCAAGATCTGGCGCGATAAGGACGCATCCTCGATCAGCCTGCGCATGTACGTGGTGACGGTCACCGGCTTTGCCTTGTGGACGGCCTATGGCTTCCTCACCAGAAGCTGGCCGGTCGCCGCCGCCAACACCGTCTGCCTGATCCTCTCTGGCGTCATCCTCAGCCTGAAGTGGCGTTTCCGAGGCAGGTGA
- a CDS encoding sulfate ABC transporter substrate-binding protein: protein MSDTAPTPSRRGIVAAGLASASAATLPALPAMAQGKAVTLLNVSYDPTRELYKDINAAYARYWKAKVRQDVVIQQSHGGSGKQARSVIDGLQADVVTLALASDIDEIAAKARLLPANWQSRLPNNSTPYTSTIVFLVRKGNPQQIRDWGDLIKPGVDVVTPNPKTSGGARWNYLAAWAWALRQPGGSPAKAQAFVAELFKHVPVLDTGARGATTTFVQRGIGDVLLSWENEAHLAIAELGPGKVDIVYPSYSILAEPPVALVDKVVDRKKTRTIAQGYLNFLYSPIAQDLIGKNHYRPRNEAAAAKWASKFPQIPMATIDADFGGWKKAQATHFADGGVFDRIYRPR from the coding sequence ATGAGTGACACCGCTCCAACTCCGTCGCGCCGTGGGATCGTCGCCGCCGGCCTCGCGAGCGCCTCGGCGGCGACCCTGCCCGCCCTTCCGGCGATGGCCCAGGGCAAGGCGGTGACCTTGCTCAATGTGAGCTACGACCCCACCCGCGAGCTCTACAAGGACATCAACGCCGCCTATGCGCGCTACTGGAAGGCCAAGGTTCGCCAGGACGTGGTGATCCAGCAGAGCCACGGCGGGTCGGGCAAGCAGGCCCGCTCGGTGATCGACGGCCTGCAGGCGGACGTGGTCACCCTGGCGCTGGCCAGCGACATTGACGAGATCGCCGCCAAGGCGCGGCTGTTGCCGGCGAACTGGCAGTCGCGCCTGCCGAACAACTCCACGCCCTACACCTCGACCATCGTGTTCCTGGTGCGCAAGGGCAACCCGCAGCAGATCCGCGACTGGGGCGATCTCATCAAGCCCGGCGTTGATGTGGTCACGCCCAATCCGAAGACCTCCGGCGGCGCCAGGTGGAACTATCTCGCCGCTTGGGCCTGGGCGCTGCGCCAGCCCGGAGGCTCGCCTGCGAAGGCCCAGGCCTTCGTCGCCGAGCTCTTCAAGCACGTGCCGGTGCTCGACACCGGCGCCCGCGGCGCCACCACCACCTTCGTCCAGCGCGGCATCGGCGACGTCCTGCTTTCCTGGGAGAACGAGGCCCACCTGGCGATCGCCGAGCTAGGTCCCGGCAAGGTCGACATCGTATATCCAAGCTACTCGATCCTGGCCGAGCCACCAGTGGCGCTGGTCGATAAGGTCGTCGACCGCAAGAAGACCCGGACGATCGCCCAGGGCTATCTGAACTTCCTCTACAGCCCCATCGCCCAGGACCTGATCGGCAAGAACCACTATCGCCCGCGCAACGAGGCCGCCGCCGCGAAGTGGGCCAGTAAGTTTCCACAGATCCCGATGGCGACCATCGATGCCGACTTCGGCGGCTGGAAGAAGGCCCAGGCGACGCACTTCGCCGACGGCGGCGTATTCGACAGGATCTATCGCCCCCGCTAA
- a CDS encoding PfkB family carbohydrate kinase, whose amino-acid sequence MALVLVIGAVALDRPIRLDRPVRSGGRARGVSQGRMLGGRLGGSGSNAGCALRSAGHQVLVASSLSDDADGLEARRLAEAAGLDLRFTSLRPGASSRTLIFIDPGGERTIIGLDEPAQGGPSPIAAPSAWPDVRPDGLFIRAAYGGAADWAQATQGPVVLHWPTRAYNGQADVVVASADDLEASALTYEAARARLGPRLQWLVVTHGAAGAVAHGPANAITVAGQPRTMRDATGAGDIFAAGLLDALLAGAPIQRALEHACAWGGAAVELEGSAPVDAPPHTFGRFVERPPDRQASMSRE is encoded by the coding sequence ATGGCTCTCGTTCTCGTCATTGGCGCGGTGGCGCTCGATCGTCCGATCCGGCTCGACCGACCGGTCCGCTCGGGCGGCCGCGCGCGGGGCGTTTCGCAGGGCAGGATGCTAGGCGGAAGGCTCGGCGGCAGCGGCTCGAACGCCGGCTGCGCCCTGCGCTCGGCGGGCCACCAGGTGCTGGTGGCCTCGAGCTTGAGCGACGACGCGGACGGTTTGGAGGCGCGCCGCCTCGCGGAAGCCGCCGGCCTCGATCTCCGCTTCACCAGTCTGCGGCCGGGCGCCAGTTCCAGGACCCTCATCTTCATCGACCCGGGCGGCGAGCGAACCATCATCGGGCTCGACGAACCGGCGCAAGGTGGACCGTCGCCAATCGCCGCCCCCTCGGCGTGGCCCGACGTACGGCCAGACGGCCTGTTCATCCGCGCCGCCTACGGTGGCGCCGCCGATTGGGCGCAAGCGACTCAAGGGCCGGTGGTCCTGCACTGGCCCACGCGGGCCTACAATGGCCAAGCGGACGTGGTCGTGGCCTCCGCCGACGACCTTGAAGCGAGCGCCCTAACCTACGAGGCGGCGAGGGCGAGGCTTGGCCCGAGACTGCAATGGCTGGTGGTCACGCACGGCGCAGCCGGTGCGGTCGCCCACGGCCCTGCCAACGCCATCACGGTGGCCGGCCAGCCCAGGACCATGCGCGACGCGACGGGCGCAGGCGACATCTTCGCCGCGGGACTGCTCGATGCTCTCCTGGCAGGCGCGCCGATTCAGCGCGCTCTGGAGCACGCCTGCGCCTGGGGCGGAGCGGCGGTCGAACTGGAGGGATCGGCCCCCGTCGATGCGCCGCCGCACACGTTCGGCCGGTTCGTCGAGCGGCCGCCGGATCGTCAGGCGTCCATGTCCAGGGAGTAG
- the pstA gene encoding phosphate ABC transporter permease PstA: MTDAALPIPANDLRQAVEARLKKRHAQEMRFRLYGRLAIIVALTFLVLLIGRIVHQGYTTFIDYRIGVPVYLDPARIDKADPTGANYDLMVSEAVLKKLGEQDDEFGRKAGKVAEIMSNDLGFQLLAKVRTDPSLIGQTVTVTGPLKSDAALYFKGEIRRAIPQGERKLDDQQLDWLDKLKASGAVSSGFNFGFLTRSDSTEPEQAGVLGAIVGSAMMLLVTALLAVPIGVLAATYLEEFAPKNRWTDLIEVNINNLAAVPSIVYGLLGLAVFINWLAVPRSSPLVGGLVLALMALPTVIIATRSALKAVPPSIREAALGIGASRTQTVFHHVLPLAMPGVMTGSILSLAHALGETAPLLMIGMVSFVPGVPAGFTGAATVLPVQVFIWENASERGFHERTAAAIIVLLVFMIVMNLAAILVRRRFERRW; the protein is encoded by the coding sequence ATGACTGACGCCGCTCTCCCGATCCCAGCGAACGACCTGCGTCAGGCCGTCGAGGCGCGGCTGAAGAAGCGCCATGCGCAGGAGATGCGCTTCCGCCTCTATGGCCGCCTGGCGATCATCGTCGCCCTGACCTTCCTGGTCCTGCTGATCGGTCGGATCGTCCACCAGGGCTATACGACCTTCATCGACTATCGCATCGGCGTTCCGGTCTATCTCGATCCGGCCCGCATCGATAAGGCGGACCCGACCGGCGCCAACTACGACCTGATGGTCTCCGAGGCCGTGCTCAAGAAGTTGGGCGAGCAGGACGACGAGTTCGGCCGCAAGGCCGGCAAGGTCGCCGAGATCATGTCGAACGACCTGGGCTTCCAGCTCCTGGCCAAGGTTCGCACCGATCCGTCGCTGATCGGCCAGACCGTCACGGTGACCGGTCCGCTGAAGTCGGATGCGGCCCTCTACTTCAAGGGCGAGATCAGGCGCGCCATCCCGCAGGGCGAGCGCAAGCTGGACGACCAGCAACTCGACTGGCTCGACAAGCTCAAGGCCTCCGGCGCGGTGTCGTCGGGCTTCAACTTCGGCTTCCTCACCCGTTCGGACTCCACCGAGCCCGAGCAGGCCGGGGTGCTCGGCGCCATCGTCGGTTCGGCCATGATGCTGCTGGTGACGGCCCTTCTGGCGGTGCCGATCGGGGTGCTGGCCGCGACCTATCTCGAGGAATTCGCCCCGAAGAACCGTTGGACCGACCTCATCGAGGTCAACATCAACAACCTCGCCGCCGTGCCTTCGATCGTCTACGGCCTGCTCGGCCTGGCCGTGTTCATCAACTGGCTGGCCGTGCCGCGGTCTTCCCCCCTGGTAGGCGGCCTGGTGCTGGCGCTGATGGCGCTGCCGACGGTGATCATCGCCACGCGCTCGGCCCTGAAGGCCGTGCCGCCTTCGATCCGCGAGGCCGCTCTCGGCATCGGCGCCTCGCGCACCCAGACCGTCTTCCACCACGTGCTGCCGCTGGCTATGCCGGGCGTGATGACCGGGTCCATCCTGTCCCTGGCTCACGCCCTGGGGGAGACCGCGCCCCTGCTGATGATCGGCATGGTGTCCTTCGTGCCAGGCGTGCCGGCCGGGTTCACCGGCGCGGCGACCGTTCTGCCCGTCCAGGTGTTCATCTGGGAGAACGCTTCCGAGCGCGGCTTCCACGAGCGCACCGCCGCAGCGATCATCGTGCTGCTGGTGTTCATGATCGTCATGAACCTGGCCGCCATCCTGGTCCGGCGCCGGTTCGAGCGGCGGTGGTAG
- the pstB gene encoding phosphate ABC transporter ATP-binding protein PstB, which yields MTNQRDDAMAHDAAAPVHIAVDRGHTTLPVSPVKIRARDVCVFYGDKQALFDVSLDVPEKSVTALIGPSGCGKSTFLRTINRMNDTIPGARVSGRIELDGEDVNDRGIDPVVLRARVGMVFQKPNPFPKTIFENVAYGPRIHGIASSKSELEGIVESSLKRAGLWTEVADRLHQPGTGLSGGQQQRLVIARAIAVSPEVILMDEPCSALDPIATARIEELIDELRNQYCIVIVTHSMAQAARVSQKTAFFHLGKLVEAGPTGEIFTNPRDSRTQDYITGRFG from the coding sequence ATGACCAATCAGCGAGACGACGCCATGGCGCACGACGCCGCTGCCCCCGTCCACATCGCCGTCGACCGCGGCCACACCACCCTGCCGGTCAGCCCGGTGAAGATCCGCGCCCGCGACGTCTGCGTCTTCTATGGCGATAAGCAGGCCCTGTTCGACGTGTCGCTCGACGTGCCGGAGAAGTCGGTCACCGCCCTAATCGGGCCGTCCGGCTGCGGCAAGTCCACCTTCCTGCGCACGATCAACCGGATGAACGACACCATCCCGGGCGCCCGCGTCAGCGGCCGCATCGAGCTGGATGGCGAGGACGTGAACGATCGCGGGATCGATCCGGTGGTGCTGCGCGCGCGGGTCGGGATGGTGTTCCAGAAGCCGAACCCGTTCCCCAAGACCATCTTCGAAAATGTGGCCTATGGCCCGCGCATCCACGGGATCGCGTCCAGCAAGAGCGAGCTTGAAGGAATCGTCGAATCCTCACTCAAGCGCGCGGGCCTGTGGACCGAGGTCGCCGACCGGCTCCACCAACCCGGCACTGGCCTGTCGGGCGGCCAGCAGCAGCGCCTGGTGATCGCGCGGGCGATCGCCGTCAGCCCGGAAGTCATCCTGATGGACGAACCCTGCTCGGCCCTGGACCCGATCGCCACCGCGCGGATCGAGGAACTCATCGACGAACTGCGCAACCAGTACTGCATCGTCATCGTCACCCACTCGATGGCTCAGGCGGCGCGCGTCTCCCAGAAGACCGCCTTCTTCCACCTGGGCAAGCTGGTGGAGGCGGGCCCGACCGGGGAGATCTTCACCAATCCCCGGGACAGCCGCACCCAGGACTACATCACCGGTCGCTTCGGTTAG